One genomic region from Solwaraspora sp. WMMD792 encodes:
- the dapD gene encoding 2,3,4,5-tetrahydropyridine-2,6-dicarboxylate N-succinyltransferase, with amino-acid sequence MTVSTQPAWGIGLATCTEQGQVLDTWYPVGQLGLGERPPAANGSTPAGLPGAVVGPRALPGLRTEIVVVEIGSLADPIADAADAYLRLHLLSHRLVRPNELNLDGIFGRLANVAWTSAGPCPPDRVDELRLIERAAGRHLAVYGVDKFPRMTDYVVPSGVRIADADRVRLGAHLASGTTVMHEGFCNFNAGTLGTSMVEGRIVAGVVVGDGSDVGAGASIMGTLSGGGTEKVRIGERSLLGANAGIGISLGDDCVVEAGCYITAGSKVTLPDGRVVKARELSGVDGLLFWRNSVTGALEARPRTGAGIQLNEALHANS; translated from the coding sequence GTGACGGTTTCGACGCAGCCCGCCTGGGGCATCGGCCTGGCCACCTGCACGGAGCAGGGGCAGGTGCTGGACACCTGGTATCCGGTCGGCCAGCTGGGGCTCGGCGAGCGTCCGCCAGCCGCGAACGGCAGCACACCGGCCGGGCTGCCCGGCGCTGTGGTCGGCCCCCGGGCACTGCCCGGACTGCGTACCGAGATCGTGGTCGTCGAGATCGGTTCGTTGGCCGACCCGATCGCCGACGCCGCCGACGCGTACCTGCGGCTGCACCTGCTCTCCCACCGGCTGGTCCGGCCGAACGAGCTCAATCTGGACGGCATCTTCGGCCGGCTGGCCAACGTCGCCTGGACCTCCGCCGGTCCGTGCCCGCCGGACCGGGTCGACGAGCTGCGGCTGATCGAGCGGGCCGCCGGGCGGCACCTGGCGGTGTACGGGGTGGACAAGTTCCCCCGGATGACCGACTACGTGGTGCCGTCCGGGGTGCGGATCGCCGACGCCGACCGGGTACGGCTCGGCGCCCACCTGGCGTCCGGGACGACCGTCATGCACGAAGGCTTCTGCAACTTCAACGCCGGCACGCTCGGCACCTCGATGGTCGAGGGGCGGATCGTCGCCGGCGTGGTGGTCGGCGACGGCTCCGACGTCGGCGCCGGCGCGTCGATCATGGGCACCCTCTCCGGTGGCGGCACCGAAAAGGTACGTATCGGCGAGCGCAGTCTGCTCGGCGCGAACGCCGGCATCGGCATCTCGCTGGGCGACGACTGCGTGGTGGAGGCCGGCTGCTACATCACCGCCGGCTCCAAGGTGACCCTGCCGGACGGTCGGGTGGTCAAGGCCCGCGAGTTGTCCGGCGTCGACGGGCTGCTGTTCTGGCGCAACTCGGTCACCGGCGCGCTGGAGGCCCGGCCGCGTACCGGTGCCGGCATCCAGCTCAACGAGGCACTGCACGCCAACAGCTGA
- the dapE gene encoding succinyl-diaminopimelate desuccinylase, which yields MVNPLTPEVLADPVTLTRALVDIESVSRNEQRIADCVEQALSVVPWLTTGRYGNTVMARTELGRSRRVVLAGHLDTVPLADNFPSRVVDGLIYGCGTSDMKSGVAHALHLAATVAEPRYDVTYLFYEAEEIDSRFNGLRLVAEAHPQWLSADFAVLHEPTHGVVEAGCQGTLRAVVGTTGRRAHSARSWRGVNAIHAAGEVLRRLGDYSARTVTIDGCEYREGLNAVRIGGGVAGNVIPDRCDVEVNFRFAPDRDGQQAEQHVREVFAGFDIEVVDCAGGALPGLTSAPAREFLAAVGAPPVAKLGWTDVARFAALGIPALNFGPGDPNLAHARDEHVEIDKIQQGAETLRRWLTPE from the coding sequence ATGGTGAACCCGCTGACCCCCGAGGTCCTGGCCGATCCGGTGACCCTGACCCGCGCGTTGGTCGACATCGAGTCGGTGTCGCGCAACGAGCAGCGGATCGCCGACTGCGTGGAGCAGGCGCTGTCCGTCGTGCCCTGGCTCACCACCGGGCGGTACGGCAACACGGTGATGGCCCGGACCGAGCTGGGGCGTTCCCGACGGGTGGTGCTCGCCGGGCATCTGGACACCGTGCCGCTGGCCGACAACTTCCCGTCCCGGGTGGTCGACGGCCTGATCTACGGCTGCGGCACCTCGGACATGAAGTCCGGGGTGGCGCACGCGTTGCATCTGGCGGCCACCGTCGCCGAGCCGAGGTACGACGTCACCTACCTGTTCTACGAGGCGGAGGAGATCGACTCACGGTTCAACGGGCTGCGTCTGGTGGCCGAGGCCCACCCGCAGTGGCTGTCGGCCGACTTCGCGGTGCTGCACGAGCCGACCCACGGCGTCGTCGAGGCCGGTTGCCAGGGCACCCTGCGGGCGGTGGTCGGCACCACCGGCCGCCGGGCCCACTCCGCCCGGTCCTGGCGTGGGGTGAACGCCATCCACGCCGCCGGTGAGGTGCTGCGCCGGCTGGGCGACTATTCGGCGCGGACCGTCACCATCGACGGATGCGAGTACCGGGAAGGGCTGAACGCGGTCCGGATCGGCGGCGGGGTGGCCGGCAACGTGATCCCGGACCGGTGCGACGTCGAGGTCAACTTCCGGTTCGCGCCGGACCGCGACGGGCAGCAGGCGGAGCAGCACGTCCGCGAGGTCTTCGCCGGGTTCGACATCGAGGTGGTCGACTGCGCCGGCGGGGCGCTGCCCGGACTGACGTCGGCACCGGCGCGGGAGTTCCTCGCGGCGGTCGGCGCGCCGCCGGTCGCGAAGCTGGGCTGGACCGACGTCGCCCGGTTCGCCGCGCTGGGCATCCCGGCGCTCAACTTCGGCCCCGGCGACCCCAACCTGGCGCACGCCCGTGACGAGCACGTGGAGATCGACAAGATTCAGCAAGGTGCCGAGACACTCCGGCGTTGGCTGACGCCGGAGTGA
- a CDS encoding S8 family serine peptidase: MSNPSRRVQAAALVAVLAATLIGVGRPGPAAARPAPTPDDPVSRVRTDPATVVTLVTGDRVVVTSAGTAVQPAPGRNHLRFHTYQSSDGRYVVPADAQPLIRTGVLDRRLFNVTDLISYGYHDAATARLPLLVEYAAPADAARRDAGGLAGARITRDLPAIGGAALTADKHAATDFWAAVTGTDPAAPGGATGTDPAASGGATGRAGALATASGLARVWLDGRRRLLLDRSVGQIGAPAAHDAGFTGAGVIVAVLDSGVDADHPDLTGKVARSENFTDDPDPADRVGHGTHVASIIAGSGAASGGANRGVAPDATLISGKVCESSWCTESAILAGMQWAATDQRATVVNLSLGGPDTPQTDPLEKAVDTLTAQTGALFVISAGNSGADRTVGSPGSADAALTVGAVDRDDTLADFSSRGPRTGDDAVKPDITAPGVGIVAARAAGTTLADPVDEHYVAASGTSMAAPHVAGAAALLAQRRPNWTAVRLKAGLMASAAPRSGTGAYPQGAGRVDVARAVTQELISRPASVSFGRADWPHHDDPAIVEKVTYRNTGSKPQTLTLTVEAVGPTGRSAPTAMFRAGADTLTVPAGGTAAVTLTADTSVGGPDGYYSGHLVATGAGQRVVTPFGVHREVESYDLTFVHVDQAGVATDDYWTVAVGLDQPVDAMPWTSDGSGRVATRLPAGRYGLSSVIQRQTGEQEYELAVLVRSNLRLDGDRTVLFDARTARPVRMTVPESTARPALVDVSFQYRTPDTGAGIGVLADTFDGLSAAHEGGPSGTGEFTASIASQWLRPDGADGFTASPYFYGLSELFVDRLPTGFTRHYRPRDLATVRHRFRGVSHGDRTDRLVFPGHGERDIGGWALVTPVELPSVRVEHYSVSSTSTWESSLEFGRTVDGQLWPEYTAVLVSPPSRHQPGKRTLDTWNLAPYGPVFPAVAGDGAWVSRRGNVVEVQVPMFGDAQGHPGGVVTETARTALYRSGKLIGESPEPGYGWFPVPRAQADYRLEVSATHDVGDFSTSVSGAWTFPSGPVTRDQVAALPVMAVRFTPSVDAGNTAVAGRAMEIPFTVAHQPGVVGIGIRRPTVEASYDGGRTWQPVDVRSAKAGWTATVHHPDRDGYVSLRASVTDRAGNTARQTIVQAYRIARR, translated from the coding sequence GGCACCGCCGTCCAACCCGCCCCAGGCCGCAACCACCTGCGGTTCCACACCTACCAGAGCTCCGACGGCCGGTACGTCGTACCAGCCGACGCGCAGCCGCTGATCCGCACCGGCGTGCTGGACCGGCGACTGTTCAACGTCACCGACCTGATCTCGTACGGTTACCACGACGCCGCCACCGCTCGGCTGCCGCTGCTCGTCGAGTACGCCGCCCCGGCCGACGCCGCCCGCCGGGACGCCGGTGGCCTTGCCGGCGCGCGGATCACCCGGGACCTGCCGGCGATCGGTGGTGCCGCGCTGACCGCCGACAAGCACGCGGCGACCGACTTCTGGGCGGCGGTCACCGGCACCGACCCGGCCGCGCCCGGCGGGGCCACCGGCACCGACCCGGCCGCGTCCGGCGGGGCCACCGGCCGCGCCGGGGCCCTGGCCACCGCCTCCGGCCTGGCCCGGGTCTGGCTGGACGGCAGACGACGGTTACTGCTCGACCGCAGCGTCGGGCAGATCGGCGCGCCGGCCGCCCACGACGCCGGATTCACCGGGGCCGGGGTGATCGTCGCGGTGCTGGACAGCGGGGTCGACGCAGACCACCCCGACCTGACCGGCAAGGTGGCCCGGTCGGAGAACTTCACCGACGACCCGGACCCGGCCGACCGGGTCGGCCACGGCACCCACGTCGCCTCGATCATCGCCGGCAGCGGTGCCGCCTCCGGCGGGGCGAACCGTGGTGTGGCCCCCGACGCCACCCTGATCTCCGGCAAGGTGTGCGAGTCGTCCTGGTGCACCGAGTCGGCGATCCTGGCCGGCATGCAGTGGGCCGCGACCGACCAGCGGGCCACCGTCGTCAACCTCAGCCTCGGTGGCCCGGACACCCCGCAGACCGATCCGCTGGAGAAGGCGGTTGACACGCTCACCGCGCAGACCGGCGCGCTCTTCGTGATCTCAGCCGGAAACTCCGGCGCGGACCGCACCGTCGGCTCGCCGGGCAGCGCCGACGCGGCGCTGACCGTGGGCGCGGTGGACCGCGACGACACGCTCGCCGACTTCTCCAGCCGGGGACCACGCACCGGTGACGACGCGGTCAAGCCGGACATCACCGCCCCGGGCGTCGGGATCGTCGCGGCCCGCGCCGCCGGCACCACCCTCGCCGATCCGGTCGACGAGCACTACGTCGCCGCCTCCGGCACCTCGATGGCCGCGCCGCACGTGGCCGGAGCGGCCGCGCTGCTCGCCCAGCGCCGGCCGAACTGGACCGCCGTGCGGTTGAAGGCCGGCCTGATGGCGTCGGCCGCACCACGCTCCGGCACCGGCGCGTACCCGCAGGGTGCCGGCCGGGTGGACGTCGCCCGCGCCGTGACCCAGGAGCTGATCAGCCGACCGGCCAGCGTGTCGTTCGGCCGCGCCGACTGGCCGCACCACGACGACCCGGCGATCGTCGAGAAGGTCACCTACCGCAACACCGGCAGCAAGCCGCAGACCCTGACCCTCACCGTCGAAGCCGTCGGCCCGACCGGCCGCAGCGCGCCGACGGCGATGTTCCGGGCCGGTGCCGACACGCTGACCGTACCGGCCGGCGGCACCGCCGCTGTCACCCTGACCGCGGACACCAGCGTCGGTGGCCCGGACGGCTACTACTCCGGCCATCTGGTCGCCACCGGCGCCGGCCAGCGCGTCGTCACCCCGTTCGGCGTCCACCGCGAGGTGGAGAGCTACGACCTGACCTTCGTCCACGTCGACCAGGCCGGCGTGGCGACCGACGACTACTGGACCGTCGCGGTCGGCCTGGACCAGCCGGTGGACGCGATGCCGTGGACCTCGGACGGCTCCGGCCGGGTCGCCACCCGGCTGCCCGCCGGCCGGTACGGACTGTCCAGCGTGATCCAACGCCAGACTGGCGAACAGGAGTACGAGCTCGCCGTCCTGGTCCGGTCGAACCTGCGGCTGGACGGTGACCGCACCGTACTGTTCGACGCCCGTACCGCCCGGCCGGTCCGGATGACCGTGCCCGAGTCGACCGCCCGTCCGGCGCTGGTCGACGTCAGCTTCCAGTACCGCACCCCGGACACCGGTGCCGGGATCGGGGTGCTGGCCGACACGTTCGACGGGCTCTCCGCCGCCCATGAGGGCGGTCCGTCGGGCACGGGCGAGTTCACCGCCAGCATCGCCAGCCAGTGGCTGCGACCGGACGGCGCGGACGGGTTCACCGCCAGCCCGTACTTCTACGGGTTGAGCGAGCTCTTCGTCGACCGGCTGCCCACCGGGTTCACCCGGCACTACCGTCCCCGGGACCTGGCCACCGTCCGGCACCGGTTCCGTGGGGTCAGCCACGGCGACCGCACCGACCGGCTGGTCTTCCCCGGCCACGGCGAGCGGGACATCGGGGGATGGGCGCTGGTGACCCCGGTCGAGCTGCCCAGCGTGCGGGTGGAGCACTACAGCGTGTCGAGCACGTCGACCTGGGAGAGTTCCCTGGAGTTCGGCCGGACGGTGGACGGTCAGCTCTGGCCGGAGTACACCGCCGTGCTGGTCTCGCCGCCGAGCCGCCACCAGCCTGGCAAACGCACCCTGGACACCTGGAACCTGGCACCGTACGGGCCGGTGTTCCCGGCCGTCGCGGGTGACGGTGCCTGGGTCAGCCGGCGGGGCAACGTCGTCGAAGTCCAGGTGCCGATGTTCGGCGACGCGCAGGGCCACCCCGGCGGGGTGGTGACGGAGACCGCGCGGACCGCGCTGTACCGCAGCGGCAAGCTGATCGGGGAGAGCCCGGAGCCGGGCTACGGCTGGTTCCCGGTACCGCGGGCCCAGGCCGACTACCGGTTGGAGGTGTCGGCGACGCACGACGTCGGGGACTTCTCCACGTCGGTCAGCGGGGCGTGGACCTTCCCGTCCGGTCCGGTGACCCGTGACCAGGTGGCGGCGCTGCCGGTGATGGCGGTGCGGTTCACCCCGTCGGTGGACGCCGGCAACACCGCCGTCGCCGGGCGGGCGATGGAGATCCCGTTCACCGTCGCCCACCAGCCCGGAGTGGTCGGGATCGGGATCCGTCGGCCGACCGTCGAGGCGTCCTACGACGGCGGGCGGACCTGGCAGCCGGTCGACGTACGGTCCGCCAAGGCCGGCTGGACCGCCACGGTCCACCATCCGGACCGGGACGGCTACGTGTCACTGCGGGCGTCGGTCACCGACCGGGCCGGCAACACGGCACGGCAGACGATCGTCCAGGCGTACCGGATCGCGCGGCGCTGA